One genomic window of Streptomyces sp. NBC_01498 includes the following:
- a CDS encoding MarR family winged helix-turn-helix transcriptional regulator: protein MHGDGTAGEPGPARKGEVDREFLALERELAVFLRRARANSGEMAREVHPELEPAAYGLLVRLEETGHQRATDLAVYFGVGKATMSRQLHALEALGLVTREPDPADGRASLVRLTAEGVERFRRVRDARRERYVRKLADWDRSEVAELARLLHHLNARAES from the coding sequence GTGCACGGAGACGGTACGGCGGGAGAACCCGGCCCGGCCCGGAAGGGCGAGGTGGACCGCGAATTCCTCGCCCTGGAACGCGAACTGGCCGTCTTTCTGCGGCGGGCCAGGGCCAACTCCGGGGAGATGGCCCGCGAGGTCCACCCCGAGCTGGAACCGGCGGCCTACGGACTTCTCGTACGGCTGGAGGAGACCGGCCACCAGCGCGCCACCGATCTCGCCGTCTACTTCGGGGTCGGCAAGGCCACCATGAGCCGCCAGCTGCACGCGCTGGAAGCACTCGGCCTCGTCACCCGCGAACCCGACCCGGCCGACGGGCGCGCCTCCCTGGTCCGGCTCACCGCCGAGGGCGTCGAACGCTTCCGCCGGGTACGGGACGCGCGGCGCGAGCGGTACGTACGCAAACTCGCCGACTGGGACCGCTCCGAGGTCGCCGAACTGGCCCGCCTGCTGCACCACTTGAACGCCCGCGCGGAGAGCTGA
- the lon gene encoding endopeptidase La yields the protein MAATSTPLTLPVLPLDDEVVLPGMVVPLDLSDADVRAAVEAAQAAARDTPDGGKPKVLLVPRLDGAYAGTGVLGTVEQVGRLSDGDPGALIRGRGRVRIGSGTTGPGRALWVEGLPVEETVPDPLPGSVTELIKEYKALATDWLKKRGAWQVVDRVQQIDDVSQLADNAGYSPFLSTAQKVELLETADPVARLKTATDQLREHFAEQDVAESIAKDVQEGVDKQQREFLLRRQLDAVRKELSELNGDPGDESDDYRSRVEAADLPENVRDAALKEVDKLERSSDQSPEGSWIRTWLDTVLELPWNERSEDAYDIRGAQRVLDAEHAGLEDVKERITEYLAVRKRRDDRGLGVVGGRRGGAVLALVGPPGVGKTSLGESVAHAMGRSFVRVALGGVRDEAEIRGHRRTYVGALPGRIVRAIKEAGSMNPVVLLDEIDKVGSDYRGDPAAALLEVLDPAQNHTFRDHYLEVELDLSDVVFLATANVLEAIPEALLDRMELVRLDGYTEDEKVVIARDHLLPRQLERAGLETGEVALEDSALRKLAGEYTREAGVRNLERSIARLLRKVAAQHELGERELPLSVGDGDLRGLIGRPHHVPESAQDPAERRTAVPGVATGLAVTGAGGDVLFVEASLADPETGGSGLTLTGQLGDVMKESAQIALSFLRSHGAELELPVADLKDRGVHIHFPAGAVPKDGPSAGVTMTTALASLLSGRQVRTDVAMTGEVSLTGRVLPIGGVKQKLLAAHRAGITTVVIPKRNEADLDDVPAEILDKLEVHPVTDVRQVLELALSPATAEKAGTAGEIPLAA from the coding sequence ATGGCTGCCACGTCCACACCGCTCACCCTGCCCGTGCTGCCGCTCGACGACGAGGTCGTGCTGCCCGGAATGGTGGTGCCGCTGGATCTGTCCGACGCCGACGTGCGGGCCGCCGTCGAGGCCGCCCAGGCCGCCGCCCGTGACACCCCCGACGGGGGGAAGCCGAAGGTGCTGCTCGTGCCGCGGCTGGACGGTGCCTACGCCGGGACCGGCGTCCTCGGGACGGTCGAACAGGTCGGCCGGCTCTCCGACGGCGACCCCGGCGCCCTGATCCGCGGCCGGGGCCGCGTCAGGATCGGCTCCGGTACGACCGGGCCCGGCCGGGCCCTGTGGGTGGAGGGGTTGCCGGTCGAGGAGACCGTTCCCGACCCGCTGCCCGGGTCCGTCACCGAACTGATCAAGGAGTACAAGGCCCTCGCCACCGACTGGCTGAAGAAGCGCGGCGCCTGGCAGGTCGTGGACCGGGTCCAGCAGATCGACGACGTCTCGCAGCTCGCCGACAACGCCGGTTACTCGCCGTTCCTCAGCACCGCCCAGAAGGTCGAGCTGCTGGAGACCGCCGACCCGGTCGCCCGGCTGAAGACCGCGACCGACCAGCTCCGCGAGCACTTCGCCGAGCAGGACGTCGCCGAGTCCATCGCCAAGGACGTCCAGGAGGGCGTCGACAAGCAGCAGCGCGAGTTCCTGCTGCGGCGCCAGCTCGACGCCGTACGCAAGGAGCTGTCCGAGCTCAACGGCGACCCCGGCGACGAGTCCGACGACTACCGCTCCCGGGTGGAGGCCGCCGATCTGCCCGAGAACGTCCGGGACGCCGCGCTCAAGGAGGTCGACAAGCTGGAGCGGTCCTCCGACCAGAGCCCCGAGGGCTCCTGGATCCGCACCTGGCTGGACACCGTCCTCGAACTGCCGTGGAACGAGCGGTCTGAGGACGCGTACGACATCCGGGGCGCCCAGCGCGTCCTCGACGCCGAGCACGCGGGCCTGGAGGACGTGAAGGAACGCATCACGGAGTACCTGGCTGTCCGCAAGCGCCGCGACGACCGCGGCCTCGGCGTGGTCGGAGGCCGCAGAGGCGGCGCCGTCCTCGCCCTCGTCGGCCCGCCCGGCGTCGGCAAGACCTCGCTCGGCGAGTCCGTCGCGCACGCCATGGGCCGTTCGTTCGTGCGTGTCGCGCTCGGTGGTGTCCGGGACGAGGCGGAGATCCGCGGCCACCGGCGTACGTACGTGGGAGCCCTGCCCGGCCGCATCGTGCGGGCGATCAAGGAGGCCGGTTCGATGAACCCGGTCGTCCTCCTCGACGAGATCGACAAGGTCGGCTCCGACTACCGGGGCGACCCGGCCGCCGCCCTCCTCGAAGTGCTCGACCCGGCGCAGAACCACACCTTCCGCGACCACTACCTGGAGGTCGAACTCGACCTCTCCGACGTGGTCTTCCTCGCCACCGCGAACGTCCTGGAGGCCATCCCCGAGGCACTGCTCGACCGGATGGAACTGGTGCGGCTCGACGGCTACACCGAGGACGAGAAGGTCGTCATCGCCCGTGACCACCTGCTGCCCCGGCAACTGGAGCGGGCCGGTCTGGAGACCGGCGAGGTCGCGCTGGAGGACAGCGCGCTGCGCAAGCTGGCGGGCGAGTACACCCGCGAGGCGGGCGTACGCAACCTGGAACGCTCCATCGCCAGGCTCCTGCGCAAGGTCGCCGCACAGCACGAGCTGGGCGAGCGCGAACTGCCCCTCTCCGTGGGAGACGGCGATCTGCGCGGCCTGATCGGCCGGCCGCACCATGTGCCCGAGTCCGCCCAGGACCCGGCCGAGCGCCGCACGGCGGTGCCGGGCGTGGCCACCGGTCTCGCCGTGACCGGCGCGGGCGGGGACGTCCTCTTCGTGGAGGCGTCGCTGGCCGACCCGGAGACCGGCGGATCGGGGCTGACCCTCACCGGCCAGCTCGGCGACGTCATGAAGGAGTCGGCCCAGATCGCGCTCTCCTTCCTGCGCTCGCACGGCGCCGAACTGGAACTGCCCGTGGCCGACCTGAAGGACCGGGGCGTGCACATCCACTTCCCGGCGGGCGCGGTGCCCAAGGACGGCCCGAGCGCGGGCGTGACGATGACCACGGCGCTCGCGTCGCTGCTCAGCGGACGTCAGGTCCGTACGGACGTCGCCATGACCGGCGAGGTCTCGCTGACCGGGCGGGTCCTGCCCATCGGCGGGGTCAAGCAGAAGCTGCTGGCCGCGCACCGGGCGGGCATCACCACGGTGGTGATCCCGAAGCGGAACGAGGCGGACCTGGACGACGTCCCCGCCGAGATCCTGGACAAGCTGGAGGTCCACCCGGTGACGGACGTACGCCAGGTGCTGGAGCTGGCTCTCTCGCCGGCGACGGCGGAGAAGGCCGGGACGGCCGGCGAGATCCCCCTCGCCGCGTAG
- a CDS encoding spermidine synthase, with translation MSDPAPGPLSDSGDGRPVTLDRRDGPYGEIVLRRRPGDGADSGDVHEIIANGTFLMDTSDGRSERLLIDAAQASLAPDRRDGRPTVLIGGLGVGFSLAHAAADPRWGRIVVVEREQAVIDWHHRGPLARISGAALGDPRTVILHTDLVGHLRTATEEARETGEHIDRYDALCLDIDNGPGWTVTDENAGLYAPGGLAACLERLNPGGVLAVWSAQPSPAFEEALRNAGFTGVRTEEITVARGVPDVVHLGIRPA, from the coding sequence TTGTCCGATCCCGCGCCCGGCCCCCTGTCCGACAGCGGCGACGGCCGCCCCGTCACCCTCGACCGGCGGGACGGGCCGTACGGCGAGATCGTCCTGCGGCGGCGGCCCGGCGACGGCGCCGACAGCGGGGACGTCCACGAGATCATCGCCAACGGCACGTTCCTGATGGACACCTCCGACGGGCGCTCCGAGCGGCTGCTGATCGACGCCGCGCAGGCGAGCCTCGCCCCCGACCGCCGCGACGGCCGGCCCACCGTGCTCATCGGCGGGCTCGGCGTCGGCTTCTCCCTCGCGCACGCCGCAGCCGACCCGCGCTGGGGCCGGATCGTGGTCGTGGAGCGCGAACAGGCCGTCATCGACTGGCACCACAGGGGGCCGCTCGCCCGTATCTCCGGCGCCGCGCTCGGCGACCCGCGCACGGTGATCCTCCACACCGACCTGGTCGGCCACCTCCGTACGGCGACCGAGGAGGCGCGGGAGACCGGCGAGCACATCGACCGCTACGACGCCCTCTGTCTCGACATCGACAACGGGCCCGGCTGGACCGTCACCGACGAGAACGCGGGCCTCTACGCGCCCGGCGGACTGGCCGCCTGCCTGGAGCGGCTCAATCCCGGCGGCGTCCTCGCCGTGTGGTCCGCGCAGCCCTCGCCCGCGTTCGAGGAAGCGCTGCGGAATGCCGGTTTCACCGGGGTTAGGACGGAAGAGATCACAGTTGCCCGGGGAGTGCCTGACGTGGTGCATCTCGGCATTCGCCCTGCGTAG